From Leifsonia sp. fls2-241-R2A-40a, one genomic window encodes:
- a CDS encoding cation:proton antiporter produces MDPHVATIVLVPLLAVVAALLTTAVGRVAKIPLVVFEIVLGLIVGPSVLGWVPKTDALDAVANFGLAFLFFMAGNEIDFAAIAGRPVRRASLGWLLSLVIAVAVATLIAGSVITGVYVGIALTSTALGTLMPVLRDAGEMRTPFGRAVTAVGAIGEFGPLLAISLFLSGRKPLAAALVLIGFAVIAGAGIWFASRGGHERFHSLVRATLHTSGQFAVRFVVLVISGLVGLSIALGLDMLLGAFAAGVLCRILLSGAAPADAHQIESKLEAVAFGVLVPVFFINTGIGFDLRALLADPRALILLPIFLVLLVIIRGVPASALSSPPGSTFRDRAAVTLFSATGLPIIVAVTAIGVREHDLTTGTATALVGAGMLSVLLFPLIALTLRRKSSDGGLRQADPDAVPIEG; encoded by the coding sequence ATGGACCCCCACGTCGCGACCATCGTGCTCGTTCCGCTGCTCGCGGTCGTGGCCGCGCTGCTGACCACGGCGGTCGGCCGCGTCGCGAAGATCCCGCTGGTGGTCTTCGAGATCGTCCTGGGCCTCATCGTCGGACCGAGCGTGCTCGGCTGGGTGCCGAAGACCGACGCACTGGATGCGGTCGCCAACTTCGGACTCGCCTTCCTCTTCTTCATGGCGGGCAACGAGATCGACTTCGCCGCCATCGCCGGACGCCCGGTGCGGCGGGCGTCGCTGGGCTGGCTGCTCTCCCTCGTGATCGCCGTCGCCGTCGCGACCCTCATCGCCGGCTCGGTCATCACCGGCGTCTACGTGGGGATCGCGCTCACCTCCACCGCCCTGGGAACGCTCATGCCCGTCCTGCGGGACGCGGGCGAGATGCGCACGCCGTTCGGGAGGGCGGTCACCGCAGTAGGCGCCATCGGGGAGTTCGGGCCGCTGCTCGCGATCTCGCTCTTCCTCAGCGGGCGGAAGCCCCTCGCCGCCGCCCTCGTCCTGATCGGTTTCGCGGTCATCGCCGGGGCCGGGATCTGGTTCGCCTCCCGCGGCGGGCACGAGCGCTTCCACAGCCTGGTGCGGGCGACCCTCCACACGAGCGGTCAGTTCGCGGTCCGCTTCGTCGTGCTGGTCATCTCCGGGCTCGTCGGGCTCAGCATCGCGCTGGGGCTCGACATGCTGCTCGGAGCGTTCGCGGCCGGCGTGCTCTGCCGCATCCTTCTCAGCGGCGCTGCGCCGGCGGATGCGCACCAGATCGAGAGCAAGCTGGAGGCCGTCGCCTTCGGCGTCCTCGTGCCGGTCTTCTTCATCAACACCGGCATCGGGTTCGACCTGCGGGCTCTGCTGGCCGACCCCCGCGCCCTCATCCTGCTGCCGATCTTCCTCGTGCTGCTCGTCATCATCCGCGGTGTGCCGGCGTCGGCCCTCTCCTCACCGCCGGGGTCGACCTTCCGCGACCGCGCCGCCGTGACCCTGTTCAGCGCCACCGGTCTGCCGATCATCGTGGCCGTGACGGCCATCGGCGTCCGTGAGCACGACCTCACGACCGGAACGGCGACCGCACTGGTCGGCGCCGGGATGCTGTCGGTGCTGCTGTTCCCGCTGATCGCGCTCACGCTCCGACGGAAGTCGTCGGACGGCGGCCTGCGCCAAGCCGACCCGGATGCGGTGCCCATCGAGGGATGA
- a CDS encoding LysR substrate-binding domain-containing protein — MFDPVLLQTFLAVADTRSFTKAAVRLGISQPTVSQHIRKLEQSAKRQLIARDTREVRLTDNGDAMAGFARAILAAHAEADSYFSGSAMRGRLRFGAADDLAITTLPRILRHFRQQNPQINLELTVDQSAPLHRKLKAGQLDLIFIKQTPGTTEGTVVATDELVWMGQEKTVLDADGPVPLISYQGPSLSRQVAIDALEASGRTWRITCNTREVNGVLAAVRAGIGVAVFPRSLIPTDLIKVTNRFGLPDLGHVDFTLLSNPSAAREPVDALTTAILARAVSRVA, encoded by the coding sequence ATGTTCGACCCTGTGCTGCTCCAGACCTTCCTCGCCGTCGCCGACACCCGGAGCTTCACCAAGGCCGCCGTCCGGCTGGGGATCAGCCAGCCGACGGTGAGCCAGCACATCCGCAAGCTCGAGCAGTCGGCCAAACGGCAGCTGATCGCGCGCGACACCCGCGAGGTGCGCCTGACGGACAACGGGGATGCGATGGCCGGCTTCGCGCGCGCGATCCTGGCCGCGCACGCCGAGGCGGACAGCTACTTCAGCGGATCCGCGATGCGCGGCCGGCTGCGGTTCGGCGCCGCCGACGACCTGGCGATCACGACGCTGCCGCGCATCCTTCGTCACTTCCGTCAGCAGAACCCGCAGATCAACCTGGAGCTGACGGTGGACCAGTCGGCCCCGCTGCACCGCAAGCTGAAGGCCGGTCAGCTCGACCTGATCTTCATCAAGCAGACGCCCGGCACGACCGAGGGCACCGTCGTGGCGACCGACGAGCTGGTGTGGATGGGCCAGGAGAAGACCGTTCTCGATGCCGACGGCCCGGTCCCGCTGATCTCGTACCAGGGCCCCAGTCTCAGCCGCCAGGTGGCCATCGACGCCTTGGAGGCATCCGGGCGCACCTGGCGGATCACGTGCAACACCCGCGAGGTGAACGGGGTGCTGGCGGCGGTCCGGGCGGGGATCGGCGTCGCCGTGTTCCCGCGGTCCCTCATCCCCACCGACCTCATCAAGGTCACGAACCGCTTCGGACTGCCGGACCTCGGCCACGTCGACTTCACCCTGCTCTCGAACCCTTCGGCTGCACGGGAGCCGGTGGATGCGCTGACCACGGCGATCCTGGCCCGCGCGGTCAGCCGCGTCGCCTGA
- a CDS encoding MFS transporter, translating to MPVLSARPPWRETFSSLQVANYRRFAASNLVANTAVWMQRIAMDWLVLQLSGSVAAVGVTVFMQFTPMLFFGLWGGVIADRYSKQRLLVITQSCAAGLAALLAVLTLTGAIEVWGVYAISFALGLVTVVDNPARQVFVSELVGPRYLRNAISLNSSIFQLGGLIGPALGGILITAIGGGWSFAINAVACLAVVFAVATLKRSELHASPAAPRGKGQLMEGMRYVRRKPVIFWTVVMVAVIAVFAFNMPVFLAAYANDVYHVGAQGYGMFNALVAAGALTGALASTRRTSVRLSMVVGTAAALGVVQALAGFAPGELAFGLLLVCVGIGNLLFITAANSLVQLSSNVQIRGRVISLYILVLLGGQALGGPLMGWIVEQVGPHIAMAISGLVPAAAAAVLAVLIARQASLRLRFGLRGRRPVIAIVNRAGKAGARL from the coding sequence ATGCCGGTCCTCTCCGCCCGGCCGCCGTGGCGCGAGACCTTCTCCTCCCTCCAGGTGGCCAACTACCGCCGCTTCGCCGCGAGCAACCTCGTCGCCAACACGGCCGTGTGGATGCAGCGGATCGCGATGGACTGGCTGGTCCTGCAGCTCTCGGGCAGCGTCGCCGCCGTCGGAGTGACCGTATTCATGCAGTTCACCCCGATGCTGTTCTTCGGCCTCTGGGGCGGCGTCATCGCCGACCGGTACTCGAAGCAGCGACTGCTGGTGATCACCCAGTCGTGCGCGGCGGGGCTCGCTGCGCTCCTCGCCGTTCTGACCCTCACCGGAGCGATCGAGGTGTGGGGCGTGTACGCGATCTCTTTCGCCCTCGGCCTCGTGACGGTGGTCGACAACCCGGCCCGGCAGGTCTTCGTCAGCGAGCTCGTCGGACCGCGCTACCTGCGCAACGCGATCAGCCTCAACTCGTCGATCTTCCAGCTCGGCGGCCTGATCGGTCCGGCGCTCGGCGGCATCCTGATCACCGCGATCGGCGGCGGCTGGTCGTTCGCGATCAACGCGGTGGCCTGCCTCGCGGTGGTCTTCGCCGTCGCCACCCTCAAGCGCTCCGAGCTGCACGCGTCGCCGGCGGCCCCACGCGGCAAAGGCCAGCTGATGGAGGGGATGCGCTACGTGCGCCGCAAGCCGGTGATCTTCTGGACCGTCGTCATGGTCGCGGTCATCGCCGTCTTCGCCTTCAACATGCCGGTCTTCCTCGCGGCGTACGCCAACGACGTCTACCACGTGGGCGCGCAGGGCTACGGGATGTTCAACGCGCTCGTCGCCGCCGGTGCACTCACCGGTGCCCTCGCCTCCACCCGGCGCACCAGCGTGCGCCTCTCGATGGTGGTCGGGACGGCGGCCGCGCTCGGCGTCGTGCAGGCGCTGGCCGGATTCGCGCCGGGCGAGCTCGCGTTCGGGCTGCTGCTCGTCTGCGTCGGGATCGGGAACCTGCTGTTCATCACGGCGGCGAACTCGCTCGTGCAGCTGTCGTCGAACGTGCAGATCCGCGGACGCGTGATCTCGCTCTACATCCTCGTGCTGCTCGGCGGGCAGGCGCTCGGCGGACCGCTCATGGGCTGGATCGTCGAGCAGGTCGGTCCGCATATCGCCATGGCGATCTCGGGGCTGGTGCCGGCCGCTGCGGCGGCGGTGCTCGCCGTGCTCATCGCTCGCCAGGCGAGCCTGCGGCTGCGGTTCGGCCTCCGTGGACGCCGGCCGGTCATCGCGATCGTCAACCGCGCCGGCAAGGCGGGCGCGCGCCTCTGA
- the orn gene encoding oligoribonuclease, which produces MATSSDRLVWIDCEMTGLDLEVDELVEIAVVITDFELNVLDPGLSIVIKPDDSALQNMGDFVRQMHTTSGLIEEIPNGKSLAEAEYEVLEYVLKFAPTARTAPLAGNTIGTDRMFLAKYMPRLDTHLHYRNVDVSSIKELARRWFPRIYFNAPEKNGGHRALADILESIRELDYYRAAAFVTPPGPTTEDTQALAAGVVEKWAPRMG; this is translated from the coding sequence ATGGCTACTTCCTCGGATCGACTGGTCTGGATCGACTGCGAGATGACCGGCCTCGACCTCGAGGTCGACGAGCTCGTCGAGATCGCGGTCGTGATCACGGACTTCGAGCTGAACGTCCTCGACCCCGGTCTCAGCATCGTCATCAAGCCCGACGACTCCGCTCTGCAGAACATGGGCGACTTCGTGCGCCAGATGCACACGACGTCCGGTCTCATCGAAGAGATCCCGAACGGCAAGAGCCTCGCCGAGGCCGAGTACGAGGTGCTCGAGTACGTGCTGAAGTTCGCGCCGACCGCGCGCACTGCTCCGCTCGCCGGCAACACCATCGGCACCGACCGCATGTTCCTCGCCAAGTACATGCCGCGCCTCGACACGCACCTGCACTACCGCAACGTCGACGTGTCCTCGATCAAGGAGCTCGCCCGGCGCTGGTTCCCGCGCATCTACTTCAACGCTCCCGAGAAGAACGGCGGGCACCGTGCGCTCGCCGACATCCTCGAGTCCATCCGCGAGCTCGACTACTACCGCGCCGCCGCCTTCGTCACGCCTCCCGGGCCGACGACCGAAGACACGCAGGCTCTGGCCGCGGGCGTGGTGGAAAAATGGGCTCCCCGCATGGGCTAG
- a CDS encoding SGNH/GDSL hydrolase family protein, with the protein MSRSTFTRYVALGDSLTEGLCDHAPGQPDAFLGWADRLAGILDGDARLAGVSVEFANLAVRGRRIADVVDAQIPHALELRPDLVSVMIGGNDLMSPAADPDALASRLETGIRSLRATGATVLLANIFDPQFAFFLKPFRGRAAVFNANIWSIARDQRAVVLDVWGVREFRDPAMWASDRVHLSTRGHRLLASHAAHALGVPYAEIGGPETAAPQGPTTPPDSVPLRTWLRVYAIPWISRRLRHVSAGDGLGPKLPVPQRLSGAAGATGPVGGPY; encoded by the coding sequence GTGAGCCGATCGACCTTCACGCGCTACGTCGCCCTCGGAGACTCGCTCACCGAGGGGCTGTGCGACCACGCGCCCGGGCAACCGGACGCCTTCCTGGGCTGGGCCGACCGCCTGGCCGGGATCCTCGACGGCGACGCCCGGCTGGCGGGAGTCTCCGTGGAGTTCGCGAACCTGGCCGTCCGCGGCCGCCGCATCGCGGACGTGGTGGATGCGCAGATCCCGCACGCACTCGAACTGAGGCCCGACCTGGTCTCGGTGATGATCGGCGGCAACGACCTCATGAGCCCGGCCGCCGACCCGGATGCGCTCGCCTCGCGCCTGGAGACGGGCATCCGGTCGCTGCGTGCGACCGGCGCCACCGTGCTGCTCGCCAACATCTTCGACCCCCAGTTCGCGTTCTTCCTCAAGCCCTTCCGCGGCCGGGCGGCCGTGTTCAACGCCAACATCTGGAGCATCGCGCGCGACCAGCGCGCCGTCGTGCTCGACGTCTGGGGAGTCCGCGAGTTCCGCGACCCGGCGATGTGGGCGTCCGACCGCGTCCACCTGAGCACGAGGGGGCACCGGCTGCTGGCGTCGCACGCCGCCCATGCCCTCGGCGTTCCCTACGCCGAGATCGGCGGCCCGGAGACCGCCGCACCGCAGGGGCCGACGACCCCACCGGACTCGGTGCCGCTGCGCACCTGGCTGCGCGTCTACGCCATCCCGTGGATCAGCCGGCGGCTCCGCCACGTCTCCGCCGGAGACGGCCTGGGGCCCAAGCTCCCCGTACCGCAGCGTCTGTCCGGAGCAGCGGGCGCGACCGGCCCTGTCGGAGGCCCCTACTAG
- a CDS encoding thioredoxin family protein yields MDSTPAVDPEDTGDARLTLYTSAFCEPCMQTRAVLSEAARLAPRIAVTELDVARNIERAERDRIRVTPTVIVTGADGSEVFRAEGVPTLAQVLTAAAKAL; encoded by the coding sequence GTGGATTCGACACCAGCCGTTGACCCGGAGGACACCGGGGACGCGCGACTCACGCTGTACACCTCCGCGTTCTGCGAGCCCTGCATGCAGACCCGCGCGGTACTGAGCGAGGCGGCGCGTCTCGCTCCGCGGATCGCGGTGACCGAGCTGGATGTGGCACGTAACATCGAGCGCGCGGAGCGGGACCGCATCCGCGTGACGCCGACCGTCATCGTCACGGGCGCCGACGGCAGCGAAGTGTTCCGGGCCGAAGGCGTGCCGACCCTCGCGCAGGTGCTGACAGCGGCCGCCAAGGCGCTCTGA
- a CDS encoding helix-turn-helix domain-containing protein — protein MTDDRRSDPDAKRRPATPQELKALSHPLRVRILRLCGDSELTNKQLADRLGVDPGTVYYHVRQLVAAGFLEPGEVRTGQAGALEKPYRSTGISWWLSAPLEQSDLSHGLAPVDAFQQELAEAGPASIATYARFSLHLSPEDVAELDRRIVAVIDEYVETDRERSHLPAHGGMFLLHRAPSGAASGPAEGPAGGAAGESDRD, from the coding sequence ATGACCGACGACCGGCGGAGCGATCCCGATGCCAAGCGGCGGCCCGCGACGCCGCAGGAGCTGAAGGCGCTCTCGCATCCGCTGCGGGTGCGGATCCTGCGGCTGTGCGGCGACAGCGAGCTCACCAACAAGCAGCTCGCGGATCGCCTGGGGGTCGACCCCGGAACGGTGTACTACCACGTGCGTCAGCTGGTCGCCGCAGGCTTCCTCGAGCCGGGCGAGGTGCGGACGGGTCAGGCGGGCGCGCTGGAGAAGCCCTACCGCTCGACGGGAATCAGCTGGTGGCTCTCGGCGCCCCTCGAACAGAGCGACCTGAGCCACGGCCTGGCCCCGGTCGACGCCTTCCAGCAGGAACTCGCCGAAGCCGGGCCCGCATCCATCGCCACCTATGCCCGGTTCTCGCTGCACCTCTCACCGGAGGACGTCGCGGAGCTCGATCGTCGCATCGTCGCCGTCATCGACGAGTACGTCGAGACCGATCGCGAGCGGTCGCACCTTCCCGCCCACGGCGGCATGTTCCTGCTGCACCGCGCGCCGAGCGGCGCAGCGAGCGGGCCGGCGGAAGGGCCGGCCGGAGGCGCTGCAGGGGAGAGCGACCGCGACTGA